GAGCAAAAATCATACCTCCGAGGAATATTAGTCCAGTTCCATAATTAGCGATATCAACGGGAAGATTGAATTCTCGTACTAAATAGGTAGGGGCAAAATTAACAATAGCGGTGATACTGAGGATCCGAAGCGATAGGCCGATAAAAAAAAGAGCAATAATTTTAAGAGAAAAACCAGGAGCTGTTTTCGTGTTTTGGGTCATATCTGATGACCTTGAATTGTCCGGTTTGGGAATTATTGGCTTTCGGATGAAGAGAAAAGCCAACCAAACTCCAGGAATAGCCGTGAGGAAGAAAATTCCTCGCCAGTCTACCATTTGGAGAAGTGAACCGAAAATAAAGAATACTCCTAAAATTCCCACCACTCCCCAAAATTCAAAAAACCCATAAATTTTACCTCTTTTTTCCCGGGCGTTTTCATCAACGGCTGCATACATGGAAGGATGATAGGTACTCACGCCAACAGCGGCTAATAATAAAGTTGCAATTAGGGTACCTTCAGTATGGCTAAACCCTGACAAAAAGAAACCGACCGAGGCTAACAAAAAACCCAAGCTAATAATTGACCAGCGGGAAAAGCGATCGGAAAAATGTCCAAAAATGAGAGAAAAAACGGCAATGGTTAAAAGAAAAGCAGTTAAGATTCCACCTGCCCATCCATAACCAAGTTTAAATTCGTCAAGAATAACGGGAAGAACCGAAGGAATAACAAACCAATAAATATCGTTTACAGCATGGCTGGCATGACTGAGAGTGGTGAAGTTTTTAATCGGATTTCATCCCCTTTCATGGCTATTGATAATAAAGTTTATTGCCTTCATTTGGCATAATGGTTGTCTATCCTGAAAATACACTAACGCTTAAAAATGCCGTCATCCTGAGCCCTCGCTTTTCGAGGGCGTGAGGATCTCATCTTTTAGGTTCTTTCTTCATAAATACTTTAAAGGATGAGATTCTCACGTCACACAATACGTTCCTCAGAATGACGGAGTGGTTGGATGAGATTCTCACGTCGACCAAACAAAAATCGGTTGGACTTCTCGCAATGACGGATTTAGATAACTCTTTTCATCCTCAACTCATACTGCAAAGCAGCATGAGGGTCTACTCTTTTTAGATTCTATATAAGCTTAAAGAGTTTTCAAGAAATTGACAAGGGAAAAAAATGAATGATTGAAATCCTTATAAGTTAATGATAGAATTTCCTTCGTCACTTAGAATTCAATTGTATAGGGTATGAGGTGAAGATATGCCAAATATAAAATCAGCTATTAAAAACTTAAGACAAAGTCAAAAGAGAAGAATTCAAAATCTCAGTGTGAGAAGTTCAACCAAAACTACAGTTAAAAAATATTTACAATTGATTGAAGCTGGGAAAATTGAGGAAGCCCGAGAATACTTACCGGTTGTTCAAAAGCAACTGGATATGGCTGCAACCAAAAATGTTTTTCATAAAAACAAATCTTCCCGGATCAAATCCCGTTTAGGGAAGAAACTGATTGTTTCAACTGAGGATGAAGTGTCGGAGTCCTAACCGAAATTTGATCGATAAAATCCAACATCAGAATGGAAAAATCGCTATTGGTGGTTTTGAGTAGCCTGTCCATATGACGAAGAGCATAAAATAAGTTCGTTATTTCGGATGGGCTAAATTTTTTACTATAGGTTTTAATTTTTCGAATTTCAAAAGGACTCACTCGGTTCTTTTTCCACAAATCCTGGTTTTCTACTCCAGTTATTAGAACTTGTGCCATCAAACGAAAGCGGCGGGCAATCATCGATACGAGGAGACTAGAAGGATAATTAATTTTTTGAAGAGAACAAAAATATTTGGTAGCAAGTTGAGTATCACGGTCACTAAGGGCATCTAAAAATCGAAATAAAAGAGTCTTTTCACTTTTTTCAAAGAAGAGCTCTACATCCAATGGCGTTCGTTTCGGTAAGAGTTCGGTTTGACGAATAAAACCCATGATATCTTCCTCTCCGAGATTGTATTCCCTCCAATATTTATATAGGCTTTTGATCACTGCTGCAGGGAGGCCAGAAAACTTCTCTCCGGCGGTTTTTCCAATCCACTGGTAAAATTCCTTTTCACCAAACCCGACATGAATGATTGTGACGTTCGTCCATGGTTTGGTTAGTTCACCTTCGTTTAAAAAAAGAAATATTAAATTGTCAGGAATAGATTTTTTTTGTGCAATTTCTAAAGCACCTTTTTCTGAAATCCCATCAAGAAGAATTATTTCCTTTTCTGGGAACAACTTAGGAAGCATTCTTTCCGCTTCCATTTCCTTCCAGGTTTTTTCATTTTCTACTCGATAGACGATATTGGTTTTAAATTTGGTTTTTATCTGTGGAAAATAGTACTGCTCCCAAAAATGACGACTGATATTGAGAGAAATAAGAAAAAAATACTGGTTATTGGGAATGTCACTCGTTATCCATTTTTGAAAAGTCGTTTTTTCCATGAACAATAACCTTCCAATTCTTTCTTTGGATGTGAAAACCAACCGCACCATGGTAATCAGTCCGGTAATATGGTATCCCTAATTCGTTCAAAAGCTTTAGGGTACGTTGATCAGGATGACCATAACGGTTTTCACCTGTAGATATTATAGCAAGAGATGGCCGAACTTGTTGGATAAGTTGCGCTAAGTTGGTTGTATAGGAACCATGGTGAGGAATAAT
The DNA window shown above is from Candidatus Atribacteria bacterium ADurb.Bin276 and carries:
- the rpsT gene encoding 30S ribosomal protein S20 produces the protein MPNIKSAIKNLRQSQKRRIQNLSVRSSTKTTVKKYLQLIEAGKIEEAREYLPVVQKQLDMAATKNVFHKNKSSRIKSRLGKKLIVSTEDEVSES
- a CDS encoding DNA polymerase III subunit delta, translating into MEKTTFQKWITSDIPNNQYFFLISLNISRHFWEQYYFPQIKTKFKTNIVYRVENEKTWKEMEAERMLPKLFPEKEIILLDGISEKGALEIAQKKSIPDNLIFLFLNEGELTKPWTNVTIIHVGFGEKEFYQWIGKTAGEKFSGLPAAVIKSLYKYWREYNLGEEDIMGFIRQTELLPKRTPLDVELFFEKSEKTLLFRFLDALSDRDTQLATKYFCSLQKINYPSSLLVSMIARRFRLMAQVLITGVENQDLWKKNRVSPFEIRKIKTYSKKFSPSEITNLFYALRHMDRLLKTTNSDFSILMLDFIDQISVRTPTLHPQLKQSVSSLNGI